In the Granulosicoccus antarcticus IMCC3135 genome, AGGTCAAGGATGAAAAAATTGCCTGGGTCGACGGTATCGATGGTCCATCCAACGAAAGCAGGCTGTGTGTGAAAGGTCGTTTCGGGTTTGACTATATTGCTCACCCGCACCGACTGACCAAGCCACTTATCCGCCGTGATGATGCGCCGGCGAAAGGTTTGAATGTTGACCCGGCAAACCCTTTTACACATTTTCGGGAGGCCTCTTGGGAGGAGGCGCTCGATTTTGCCGCGAAGGGCATGTCCAGACTTCGCGACGATACCGGCAAGCGTGTGGCAGGCTTCGGCTCAGCCAAATGCTCCAACGAAGAGGCCTACCTGTTCCAGAAGCTGATTCGTCAGGGTTTCGGGCATAACAATGTTGATCACTGTACCCGACTGTGCCACGCATCATCGGTGGCGGCTTTGTTGGAAAACGTCGGTGGGGGTGGCGTTACAGCAACCTTCAATGAAATCGAAAATGCCGATGTTGCGATTGTGATCGGTGCCAACCCCACTGAGAATCATCCGGTGGCGGCAACCTACTTCAAGCAGTTTGCCAAACGTGGCGGCAAGTTGATCATCATGGATCCGCGTGGCCAGGGATTGAAGCGTCATTCCTCACACATGCTGCAATTCCGTCCGGGTACTGACGTGGCCATGCTGAACGCCATCATGCATGTCATCGTTGAAGAAGAGCTGTATGACAAACAGTATATAGCCGGCTTTACGGAAAACTGGGAAGCGATGAAAGAGCATCTGACAGGCTTTCCTCCCAGCAAGATGTCAGAGCTTTGTGGTATCGATGAGGCAACCTTGCGCGATGTTGCCCGCACATTTGCCGGTGCACGTGCGGGCATGATCTTCTGGGGCATGGGGGTATCGCAGCATATTCACGGGACTGATAATTCACGTTGCCTGATCTCATTGGCACTGATGACAGGACAAATAGGGCGTTCGGGCACAGGACTGCATCCACTACGCGGACAGAACAACGTGCAGGGAGCATCCGATGCGGGTCTGATCCCCATGTTCCTGCCTGATTATCAATCGGTCGCCGATGATGGGGTGCGTTCCGCATTCAATGAAATCTGGGGCGGCGACATCATTGATCGTGAGAAAGGCCTGACGGTGGTTGAGATCATGGATGCGATACATGCGGATGAAATTCGCGGTATGTACATTCTGGGTGAGAACCCCGCCATGTCTGACCCTGATGCCGATCATGCACGCGATGCACTGGCAAAGCTTGAGCATCTGGTTGTACAGGATATCTTCCTGACTGAAACGGCCAACTATGCGGATGTCATCCTGCCTTCCTCTGCCTGGCCTGAGAAGACCGGGACTGTGACCAACACTAACAGACAGGTGCAGATGGGCAGACCTGCGGTGGCACCGCCAGGGGAGGCCAAAGAGGATTGGTGGATCACCGTGGAGCTTGCCAGACGTCTGGGGCTTGACTGGAGCTACACACATCCGTCGCAAGTCTTTGCCGAGATGAAGCTGTCGATGAAATCCTTCGACAACATTACCTGGGAACGGCTTGAGAAAGAAGCGGTTACCTATCCATCGTTGTCACCTGAAGATCCCGGTCAACCTATCCTGTTCGCCGACGGTTATCCTCGCCCGGATGGTCGTGCCCGTTTCACCCCTGCGAACGTGACTGCACCAGCCGAGGTGCCTGATGAGCAGTACCCGATGATACTCACAACAGGACGTCAACTGGAGCACTGGCATACCGGATCAATGACACGCCGTGCGGCTGTGCTGGACTGGGCTGAACCTGAGGCCAATGCATCCATGCATCCCAAGACCTTGCGTCGCCTGGGTATTGAACCGGGTAGCATCATGAAGGTGGAAACACGACGCGGTGCCATCAATATCATGGCGCGTGCTGATCGGGCAGTGTCCGAGGACATGATCTTCGTCCCGTTTGCCTATGTTGAGGCCTCGGCCAATATTCTGACCAATCCGAAACTTGATCCCGTTGGAAAGATTCCAGAATTCAAGTTCGCGGCATGCCGAGTGTCTGCAACCAGCGCTGATAGAGCCGTAGAACCTGCTGCCTGACTATTTGATGAGTGGCAATAGGGACTTGAATGTAGGAGTCCCTGCCTTGCCCAGCCATTCGAAGACCACCATCTCGGTGGTCACGATCTGCGCGCCGCATGCACTCAATCGGGTGTAGGCGGCGAGTTCGCTTTCGATTGTGCGAGAGGCGGTGGCATCAGAGACGACAAACACCTCATAGTCCATCTCGATCAGGCTGGCGGCAGTCTGCAAAACGCAGACATGAGCTTCCATGCCAGCGATCACAGCCTGTTTGCGATTGAGGTTTGTAAAGCTCTCATTGAAGGCCGGGTCTTTCATGCAGGAGAAATGTATTTTCTCTATAACGGGGGCGTC is a window encoding:
- a CDS encoding hydrolase; amino-acid sequence: MLIQAKDSVLLVIDIQEQLAPAMQASVRTMQNAKLLLTAAQACDVPALLSEQYPKGLGATAPEIAAAAGDAPVIEKIHFSCMKDPAFNESFTNLNRKQAVIAGMEAHVCVLQTAASLIEMDYEVFVVSDATASRTIESELAAYTRLSACGAQIVTTEMVVFEWLGKAGTPTFKSLLPLIK
- the fdhF gene encoding formate dehydrogenase subunit alpha; amino-acid sequence: MMIDSNSKDTVTFLLDGVEVTAKCDESLWEIAKRQGTLIPHLCHKDALGYRADGNCRACMVEIEGERVLAASCIRTPSEGMVVNTQSPRPVSARKMVIEILMADQPEKSTAHDQSSHFWDMAAMQDISVSRFPSMEQQRVPLLDASHLAMSVNLDACIHCNLCVRACREVQVNDVIGMSGRGHDAKITFDFDDPMGSSTCVACGECVQACPTGALMPATLLDAVGVGDSKSFDREVKSVCSYCGVGCQLSFKVKDEKIAWVDGIDGPSNESRLCVKGRFGFDYIAHPHRLTKPLIRRDDAPAKGLNVDPANPFTHFREASWEEALDFAAKGMSRLRDDTGKRVAGFGSAKCSNEEAYLFQKLIRQGFGHNNVDHCTRLCHASSVAALLENVGGGGVTATFNEIENADVAIVIGANPTENHPVAATYFKQFAKRGGKLIIMDPRGQGLKRHSSHMLQFRPGTDVAMLNAIMHVIVEEELYDKQYIAGFTENWEAMKEHLTGFPPSKMSELCGIDEATLRDVARTFAGARAGMIFWGMGVSQHIHGTDNSRCLISLALMTGQIGRSGTGLHPLRGQNNVQGASDAGLIPMFLPDYQSVADDGVRSAFNEIWGGDIIDREKGLTVVEIMDAIHADEIRGMYILGENPAMSDPDADHARDALAKLEHLVVQDIFLTETANYADVILPSSAWPEKTGTVTNTNRQVQMGRPAVAPPGEAKEDWWITVELARRLGLDWSYTHPSQVFAEMKLSMKSFDNITWERLEKEAVTYPSLSPEDPGQPILFADGYPRPDGRARFTPANVTAPAEVPDEQYPMILTTGRQLEHWHTGSMTRRAAVLDWAEPEANASMHPKTLRRLGIEPGSIMKVETRRGAINIMARADRAVSEDMIFVPFAYVEASANILTNPKLDPVGKIPEFKFAACRVSATSADRAVEPAA